One genomic window of Actinoalloteichus hoggarensis includes the following:
- a CDS encoding DUF4253 domain-containing protein produces MIDQPSTTAPPLDDWGSLFPEGTAGRAPSTPLPPGRLIRPDESFARTKASRERPALWLGDAAADGALWSRLRAEHPVSGLWPLILETAEHGGLPWETGELAPETVADVDRYDAARVMADIWADWLEPAGSTDTGHLAPFDSTFPGLAEAGSSPRTAEEVADWYADLIASESARLGLVAAPRSADALAVIGWMGPTNHSDRTAPMAAIVRSWEDRFGARVVRVGFDTLDLSIAAPPTTRKHAEHVAAEHWAFCPDNIDQGPGTLQDYAADILGKNSWSFWWD; encoded by the coding sequence GTGATCGACCAGCCCAGCACCACCGCCCCGCCGCTCGACGACTGGGGGTCGCTCTTCCCCGAGGGGACCGCGGGTCGCGCGCCGTCGACACCGCTGCCGCCCGGCAGACTGATCCGACCAGACGAGAGCTTCGCACGGACCAAGGCCTCCCGAGAACGACCCGCGCTGTGGCTCGGCGACGCCGCCGCCGACGGTGCACTGTGGTCCCGGCTGCGCGCCGAACACCCCGTCTCAGGACTGTGGCCGCTGATCCTGGAGACCGCCGAACACGGCGGACTGCCGTGGGAGACCGGAGAGCTCGCCCCGGAGACCGTCGCCGACGTCGACCGATACGACGCCGCCCGCGTCATGGCCGACATCTGGGCCGACTGGCTGGAACCCGCGGGCAGCACCGACACCGGCCATCTCGCCCCCTTCGACTCGACCTTCCCCGGCCTCGCCGAGGCGGGGTCCTCGCCGCGCACCGCCGAGGAGGTCGCCGACTGGTACGCCGACCTGATCGCGTCGGAGTCCGCGCGGCTCGGCCTGGTCGCCGCGCCGCGCAGCGCCGACGCGCTGGCCGTCATCGGCTGGATGGGCCCGACCAACCACTCCGACCGCACCGCGCCGATGGCCGCGATCGTCCGCAGCTGGGAGGACCGGTTCGGCGCCCGCGTCGTCCGAGTCGGCTTCGACACCCTCGACCTCAGCATCGCGGCCCCGCCCACCACCCGGAAGCACGCCGAACACGTCGCCGCCGAGCACTGGGCCTTCTGCCCCGACAACATCGATCAGGGCCCCGGCACCCTCCAGGACTACGCGGCGGACATCCTCGGGAAGAACTCCTGGTCCTTCTGGTGGGACTGA
- a CDS encoding cytochrome P450 family protein, with translation MTGVPSSAEQTDDFEKVVLKDPHPAYQELRVEGPVRRMVIPEGEATWIVTRYDEARAALADPALQKSPPAAAVGRFKDDVYFSQDLSANLLQSDQPEHTRLRKLVTKAFTSRRVAELRPRVEQIADELLDEMAGRTEVDLLDAFAFPLPMTVICEFLGVPGEDRDDFRRWSNLLLDVDSEETGPASASMAAYLMRLIAAKREAPADDLLTALIQARDDEDRLSERELVGMVFVLLVAGHETTVNLIGNGVHALLRHPDQLAALKADPGLLPGAVEEFLRFDGPIHLATMRWASTDMTLYGARVSAGDPVLVSLLSANRDPDRFEEPDRLDVTRAPGGHLAFGHGIHFCLGAPLARMEGEIAFGRLLARFPDLSLAAEPETLRWRHSTLIHGLETLPVRLTA, from the coding sequence ATGACCGGAGTGCCGTCGTCCGCCGAGCAGACCGACGATTTCGAGAAGGTGGTGCTCAAGGACCCGCACCCCGCCTACCAGGAATTACGTGTCGAAGGCCCCGTCCGGAGAATGGTGATTCCGGAAGGGGAGGCGACCTGGATCGTGACCCGTTATGACGAGGCACGCGCCGCACTGGCCGACCCCGCGTTGCAGAAGTCGCCGCCCGCCGCGGCGGTCGGACGGTTCAAGGACGACGTCTACTTCAGCCAGGACCTCAGCGCCAATCTGCTCCAGTCGGATCAGCCCGAGCACACGAGGCTGCGCAAGCTGGTGACCAAGGCGTTCACCTCGCGTCGGGTGGCGGAGCTTCGTCCGCGTGTCGAGCAGATCGCGGATGAGCTGTTGGACGAGATGGCGGGTCGTACCGAGGTGGACCTGCTGGACGCCTTCGCGTTTCCGTTGCCGATGACGGTCATCTGTGAGTTCCTCGGGGTTCCCGGCGAGGATCGCGACGACTTCCGGCGCTGGTCGAACCTGCTGCTCGACGTCGACTCCGAGGAGACCGGCCCCGCCTCCGCCAGCATGGCCGCGTACCTGATGCGGCTGATCGCGGCCAAGCGGGAGGCGCCCGCCGATGATCTGCTGACCGCGTTGATCCAGGCCAGGGACGACGAGGACCGGCTCTCCGAGCGTGAACTGGTGGGCATGGTCTTCGTCCTGCTGGTCGCCGGGCATGAGACGACGGTCAATCTGATCGGCAACGGTGTGCACGCGCTGCTGCGGCACCCGGACCAGCTCGCCGCCCTGAAGGCCGATCCCGGTCTGCTGCCGGGAGCGGTCGAGGAGTTCCTGCGTTTCGACGGACCGATTCATCTCGCGACGATGCGCTGGGCCTCCACGGACATGACCTTGTACGGGGCGCGGGTGTCGGCGGGCGACCCGGTACTGGTCTCGCTGCTGTCGGCCAACCGGGACCCGGATCGTTTCGAGGAGCCGGACCGGCTCGACGTCACCAGGGCGCCGGGAGGCCACCTCGCGTTCGGCCATGGCATCCACTTCTGTCTCGGCGCGCCGCTGGCACGGATGGAGGGCGAGATCGCCTTCGGCAGGCTGCTGGCCCGCTTCCCGGACCTGAGCCTGGCGGCCGAGCCCGAGACGCTGCGGTGGCGCCACAGCACGCTCATCCACGGGCTGGAGACGCTGCCGGTGCGGCTCACGGCCTGA